One Zingiber officinale cultivar Zhangliang unplaced genomic scaffold, Zo_v1.1 ctg182, whole genome shotgun sequence DNA segment encodes these proteins:
- the LOC122036601 gene encoding WAT1-related protein At5g07050-like: protein MEGCSKLLQKCKPYVAMTSLQFGYAGMNIITKVSLNHGMSHYVLVVYRHAFATLSIAPFAIILERKVRPKITFPIFLQIFVLGLLGPVIDQNFYYAGLKFTSPTFSCAMSNMLPAMTFVLAILCRMEKVQLKKVRCQAKMVGTLVTVAGAMLMTLYKGPLMEMAWTKQASPHQSGAAADGSTDKDWFKGCIFLIIATLAWASLFVLQAATIKKYDAPLSLTTLICGVGTLQAVAVTLIMEHKPSVWKIGFDMNLLAAAYAGIVTSSIAYYVQGLVIQEKGPVFASAFSPLMMIIVAIMGSFILAEKIYLGGVLGAVLIVFGLYSVLWGKHKENREKTMEALDIPVAVKDVEGNGKAKEVIQVNNLVISSLDKAVDVPVEGKSMNAKEEP, encoded by the exons ATGGAGGGATGCAGCAAGCTCTTGCAAAAGTGCAAGCCCTATGTGGCCATGACCTCCCTCCAGTTCGGCTACGCCGGCATGAACATCATCACCAAGGTCTCCCTCAACCACGGCATGAGCCACTACGTCCTCGTCGTCTACCGCCATGCCTTCGCCACCTTGTCCATTGCCCCCTTCGCCATCATCCTCGAGAG GAAAGTCAGGCCTAAGATTACGTTCCCAATCTTCCTTCAGATATTTGTTCTAGGTCTTCTCGG GCCGGTTATTGATCAAAACTTCTACTATGCCGGACTGAAGTTCACCTCGCCGACCTTCTCCTGTGCCATGAGCAACATGCTCCCTGCAATGACCTTTGTGTTAGCCATCTTGTGCAG GATGGAGAAGGTGCAGCTGAAGAAGGTGAGATGCCAAGCCAAGATGGTAGGAACTCTGGTGACGGTGGCCGGTGCCATGTTGATGACGCTGTACAAGGGACCTCTCATGGAGATGGCCTGGACCAAGCAGGCTAGCCCGCACCAATCTGGTGCTGCCGCCGACGGCTCGACCGACAAGGACTGGTTCAAAGGCTGCATCTTCCTCATCATCGCCACTCTAGCTTGGGCCTCGCTCTTCGTCCTCCAGGCGGCGACGATCAAGAAATACGACGCTCCCCTGTCGCTCACCACTTTGATATGCGGCGTCGGCACTCTGCAAGCTGTCGCCGTGACCCTGATAATGGAGCACAAGCCCTCTGTTTGGAAGATCGGCTTCGACATGAACCTCCTCGCTGCTGCCTATGCT GGGATCGTGACGTCTAGCATTGCCTACTACGTTCAGGGTCTGGTGATACAGGAGAAAGGGCCAGTCTTTGCCTCTGCCTTCAGCCCACTGATGATGATCATCGTGGCGATCATGGGGTCCTTTATCCTCGCTGAGAAGATCTATTTGGGAGG CGTGCTGGGCGCGGTGCTCATAGTGTTCGGACTCTACTCTGTTCTCTGGGGCAAACACAAGGAGAACAGGGAGAAGACCATGGAAGCCTTGGACATACCAGTAGCAGTGAAGGACGTGGAAGGAAATGGGAAAGCGAAGGAGGTCATACAAGTCAACAACTTGGTGATCTCCTCCCTTGACAAGGCTGTGGATGTCCCAGTAGAAGGTAAATCCATGAATGCCAAGGAAGAGCCATGA